The nucleotide window AACAGGAAGAAGTTTTCCTCGCCGGCTTGCTCCATGATTTCGACGTTGGCCCCATCGAGGGTACCGATCGTCAGGGCCCCGTTCATCGCAAACTTCATGTTGCCAGTTCCGGAGGCTTCCTTACCCGCTGTAGAAATTTGCTCGGATAAATCGGCAGCCGGATAAACATGCTGGGCGAACTTGACGTTGTAGTTCTTCAAGAACACAACTTTAATCCGGCCCCGCACATCGGGATCCCGGTTGATCACTTCACTAACGGCGCTGACCAGTTTGATCATCAGCTTGGCCATGAAGTAGCCCGGTGCCGCTTTACCGCCGAATAGGAAGGTGCGCGGGGTGATGTCGATATTGGGGTTCGCTTTAATCCGGTTGTACAGCGTAATGATATGCAGCAGGTTGAGGTGCTGACGCTTGTACTCATGAATCCGCTTGACCTGAATGTCAAAAATCGAATCAATGCTGACATCGACACCGTAGTCTTTCTGAATACTATCGGCTAAATCTTGCTTGATAGCTTGTTTGATGCTGCGCCATTGCTGACAGAAGGCGGGATCATCAATAAACTGCTCCAGCTGGCGTAGCTGTTCCAAGTCGGTAATCCAGCCGCTGCCAATCCGATCGGTAATCAACTGGGTCAGCCGGGGATTGCTCAGCACCATAAACCGGCGGGGGGTGACGCCGTTGGTCTTATTACTGAACTTCTCGGGGGAGTACTCGTAGAAGTCTTTGAGGACAGTTTGCTTCAGCAATTCGCTGTGCAGTGCCGCCACACCGTTAATCGCATGGCTGCCAACACAAGCCAAGTTGGCCATGCGCACGTAGCGCTCGCCGGATTCATCAATCAATGACATCCGCGCTAACCGGGCATCATCATCGATGAACTTCACCCGCACGTCATCCATGAACCGCTGGTTGATCTCATAGATGATTTCTAAATGGCGCGGCAACAAATCGCGGAAAAGATCGATTTGCCAACGCTCCAAGGCTTCAGGCAGCAAGGTGTGGTTTGTGTAGGCGAGGGTGTTTTGGGTGATTGCCCAGGCTTCATCCCAGCCGAGGAATTCCTGGTCGACTAAGAGTCGCATCAACTCAGCAACGGCGATCGCCGGATGCGTATCGTTGAGTTGGACCGCAAACTTCTCATGGAATCGCTCCATGGGAATTTTCTGGCCCTTCATGATCCGAATCATGTCTTGCAAGGAGCAAGAGACAAAGAAGAACTGCTGTTGCAAACGCAGGACTTTTCCTTGGATTTCGTCATCATTCGGATACAGCACCTTGGTGATATTTTCCGAGACGACTTTTGCATTCACGGCACCGTAGTAGTCACCGGTGTTGAAGGCTTGAAAATCGAAGGATTCAGGTGCTTCGGCTTTCCACAGTCGTAGGGTATTGGCGGTATTCACCTTGTAGCCGAGGGTGGGCGTGTCATAGGGCACACCTTTGACTTCCCAGGCGGGGACCCAGCGGGCTCGATAAACGCCTTGGCTATTGCGGTAGGACTCAGTATGGCCACCAAAGGGAATGCTGACCGTCCATTCGGGCCGAGCCAGTTCCCAGGGGTTGCCATTGCGCAGCCATTTGTCGGTAATTTCGACCTGCCAGCCATCGCGAATGTCTTGCTTGAAAATGCCGAACTCATAGCGAATGCCATAGCCCATTGTGGGGATCTCGAGGGCGGCTAATGAGTCGAGATAACAAGCGGCCAAGCGACCGAGTCCACCGTTACCCAGACCGGGTTCACCTTCTTCTTCAATCAGTTCGTCAAAGTTGATGCCGAGCTCATCGATCGCCTGCTTCATGGGTTCATACAGACCCAGATTGATCAGGTTGTTGCCGAGATGCGGGCCCATTAAGAATTCTGCCGAGAGATAGCAGACAGTACGGCTTTGGTTCTCGGTGTAGGTGATGGCGCTGTTATTCCACCGCTGCATAATGCGATCGCGGACCGTATGGGCGAGCGCCATATAGTAGTCATTTAGCGTCGCTAAGGCCGGGGGCTTACCTTGCACATAGTAGAGATTCTCTAAGAACGCCCGTTTCAAGTTATCGATCGTCGTACCAGTGCGATCCGCTTCGACTCGGACCAGTTCATTTCGTAGTTGCATAAGCCATCCAGTTAGATCAATTGAAGCGCCTTACCTGGATGTTCGAATCAGGTGATAGAGCGCTTCGGAGTACCTAGTGAGCTATTAAATTGTGCTCCGTTGGTTAGCGAGCTGCTTCAACATTAGCATTTGGTTTTAGCTATTCTAGATAACACTGCTATCATGCCCTGCATCTGTCGCCACCACTACGCTTTATCCAGGGTGAATCTTAAGAAAATCGGCAAGATTTTATGAGTAAAGTTGTAAACAAAAAACATTGCCCCACCACGACTTAATTAATGGTGAGGCAATGTTTAAAGCTGCTATTTAAGTTAGCTGATGCGTCGAAATTAGCGCATCCAACTGTTCAAAACATCGATGTTTTCACCCTCGCCATTGCCTTGAATAAAGCGCTGAAATTCCAGCGTAAAGCGGATGGGATCAAATCGCCGATCAGTTTTGAGCATGGATCGCACCGAAAACGGCGAGCATTTCTTGGCTTCGATCAAGTTCTCTAAGGCCGGTTCGACTAAGCCTTGAATCGCGGCAAAGCTCGCTTTGCCGTACCAAGCGCCGAAGTTGTTGCCCCGCAAGCGCAATGAGCAGTCGAAGCTTGCCTCGGCATCGGGGTAGCGACCGAGTTTGCCAAGCAGCATGCCCTGAGCGGTCCAGGCATAGTGACATTCTGGCCGGATTTTCAATGCGCGATCGAGGCTGGAAAGTGCCGCCATGGGTTTATTTTGGGCATCAAGGGCAATGGCGCGATGATACCAAGCCTTATAGCTATCGGCTTTTAATAGAAGGACCCGATCAAAGTGCGATAGGGCTTCGGCATGGCGTTCCAGACTCATCAGCACGCGGCCCATGTTTTGCCAGGCACGATAATCATTGGCATTCCAACGGGTGACGCGGCCAAAACTCATCAGTGCTTCTTCGTGATATCCCAGCTTGGCTAAGGCGATGCCCCGTCCTTGCCAAGCATCAACACAGCGGGCATCGAGGACGATCGCCCGTTCAAAACTTGTGATTGCCTCTTCGTAATAGCCCATTTCTTCGAGGGCATAGCCACGCTGGACCCAACTTTGGAGCCGTTTTTGGCTGGTTGAAGAGAGGGGTTGCAGCGCATGTGCCTCATGATCCGCCGCGAGAGCAACTGCTTTAGCAGTTAGGGCTGATGATGGTTTGACTGAGGTTGTGGGACTTGCATTCACAGGAGTATCCTTTGGGCCGTCTGATGGTTGGTGGGTAATGCTCGGTTCACCAAGGGCGGATCGATGTCTTGTGGCGGAGGGAATTGCCGCAAAATTGTCTAAATATGTCACGACACCCATAGTCTTCGAGGTTTCTGGCGGCTAACAGTTGCAACGAACTGGCCTGCCACGTAGGCAAGACAGCATCTTAGCGAAGGAAATTGAGATAATCGCTGATCAATCAACTTTGGCTGAGTCAATTAGCACCGCAGCACTGGACGCAGTGAGTTGGACTGAATCGCCTCTCAATTCTAGGGAAACACATAGATGTCAGTATCAAAGTATTTTTTGACACAAACACTGGCCTGGAGCACTAACGACTTCACATACTCAACTTGCCCAGAAAATACCGAGTCCTAACCGCACCATACCGCGTATAAATGCGTAACTCTGTATAAAGATTGATTGTGGCCTATAGCCCTGTGCGTAGGATGCCTGTCTTCTCCCCTA belongs to Romeriopsis navalis LEGE 11480 and includes:
- a CDS encoding glycogen/starch/alpha-glucan phosphorylase, with amino-acid sequence MQLRNELVRVEADRTGTTIDNLKRAFLENLYYVQGKPPALATLNDYYMALAHTVRDRIMQRWNNSAITYTENQSRTVCYLSAEFLMGPHLGNNLINLGLYEPMKQAIDELGINFDELIEEEGEPGLGNGGLGRLAACYLDSLAALEIPTMGYGIRYEFGIFKQDIRDGWQVEITDKWLRNGNPWELARPEWTVSIPFGGHTESYRNSQGVYRARWVPAWEVKGVPYDTPTLGYKVNTANTLRLWKAEAPESFDFQAFNTGDYYGAVNAKVVSENITKVLYPNDDEIQGKVLRLQQQFFFVSCSLQDMIRIMKGQKIPMERFHEKFAVQLNDTHPAIAVAELMRLLVDQEFLGWDEAWAITQNTLAYTNHTLLPEALERWQIDLFRDLLPRHLEIIYEINQRFMDDVRVKFIDDDARLARMSLIDESGERYVRMANLACVGSHAINGVAALHSELLKQTVLKDFYEYSPEKFSNKTNGVTPRRFMVLSNPRLTQLITDRIGSGWITDLEQLRQLEQFIDDPAFCQQWRSIKQAIKQDLADSIQKDYGVDVSIDSIFDIQVKRIHEYKRQHLNLLHIITLYNRIKANPNIDITPRTFLFGGKAAPGYFMAKLMIKLVSAVSEVINRDPDVRGRIKVVFLKNYNVKFAQHVYPAADLSEQISTAGKEASGTGNMKFAMNGALTIGTLDGANVEIMEQAGEENFFLFGLTAEEVRERKARGYDPKAYYNANPNLQLVIDRIASGFFSHGDKTLFQPIVDNLMQSDPYLLFADYQSYVECQDRVAEAYRDQDKWTRMSILNAARMGMFSSDRSIQEYCDDIWNVKPVTVKETEGFCSATVCLL
- a CDS encoding tetratricopeptide repeat protein; protein product: MGVVTYLDNFAAIPSATRHRSALGEPSITHQPSDGPKDTPVNASPTTSVKPSSALTAKAVALAADHEAHALQPLSSTSQKRLQSWVQRGYALEEMGYYEEAITSFERAIVLDARCVDAWQGRGIALAKLGYHEEALMSFGRVTRWNANDYRAWQNMGRVLMSLERHAEALSHFDRVLLLKADSYKAWYHRAIALDAQNKPMAALSSLDRALKIRPECHYAWTAQGMLLGKLGRYPDAEASFDCSLRLRGNNFGAWYGKASFAAIQGLVEPALENLIEAKKCSPFSVRSMLKTDRRFDPIRFTLEFQRFIQGNGEGENIDVLNSWMR